One Psilocybe cubensis strain MGC-MH-2018 chromosome 9, whole genome shotgun sequence genomic window, ATTGTGCAACATCTGCTTTGACTGGACGCCACCGTTTTATCAAAACAGCAGAAAAACATTGCCTCATTTCTGGAGAATATTTGCTTTTGTGGTGAAATTTTCAACTTTGTTTGTTGTAGCCCACGGCCTGGTTGTTATCTTTGTGCTTCCATTTTTAACTAATTATCATTTGCGTGGTACTTAATATAAATGCTTTCATAGCTCAAAATGAGGATCAACACCAACTAGCTCAGTCCATTGGCGCTTCGACGACGTCCTTCCCCACCAACGGTGGAACTTCCATTTATAAAATTGTTGAAGGCATCAAACTGTGCTTGAACATATGTACACACTCCGGAAATCGAAATCCAGCATTGATTTGTCTTCAATTGCCATCAACAATTAACCTCCTTGCCGCAGGAGATCGAACTTCGAATGAACACTGAAATTTGGCCTTCTGGCTGAGCCGGCCATGAGCAAGGTAAGTCGCCACAGTCAAACCCATGCGAAGTTGTTGACAAATACGTACTGCATTAGACCCAAatcttcaatttcatggtTGATATCAATTTCATTGCCATTTTCGTCTTTGGCTTTAACAATATTGAAACAAGCAAGAACGGAGGCCATCATAAGCCATAACTATGGTAGTGAAATGTCAATGGTTTTCTTTTAAAGATGATCCAATATAGAAGCCTCATACTGTTGAGCTCGCCATGTGTTTTCCAACACAAATCCTGGAATGACACGAGAGTTAGGTTTGCCAATGCGTACCGCATACATTACAGTTCCTATTATCTCACCGGCGGCCGAACCCATATGCTATAACACGGTCATCGCCAATCAACTTTCCGTTTTCATCAAAAAATCTCTCTGGCTTGAAAGTATATGGTTCAGGAtagtcttcttcatcatgtGTCATTGCCCTATGGAAGGTGTTATTCTATCATATAATTGAGAATATGGTCGCAAACAAACCAGATATTTGTAAATACAGTTGCACCTGTGCAAATGAACATTAATAGGACCTGGAGATGTCACAGATACTGTTCAGACCTTTAGGAATTAAATATCCCTTGTAGTAATTGTCCTCGGTTACGCGATGCGGTACACCAAGAGGCAATGGAGGTCTCATTCTCATGACTTCACGATATATGGCCTCAACGAATGGTAGCGACTTCCTATCCTCCAACGTAGGAAGCCGTTTGGAGCCTGTCAGGCCGTCGATCTCTTCCTGCGCCTTCCTTTGTACATCGGGGTTTGCTGCCATGAGGTAGAAAAATGAACCAGTAGACGATATTGTCGTATCTGACGCGGCTGTGAAGGTTTAGACATATTTAGTACAGAAATTTTTGCGGACGCCAGAAATGTTGTACTAACCGCCATTGACTGTATAGGCAATATTGCGTattatttcttcctcttcatttgAAGCACCGAGTGTTTGCTTCTTCTCAATAAAATTTGTAAAAAATGATGGAGCAGCCTTCCCTTCTTCCTGCTCACAGAAATTCTAGGCACCACGTTTTGAATATCGAGGTAGGACTCACGAAATTTGCCTTTACTTGATCCACTGGAATCCTGATCACCTCCTCTGTCATACGGCCAATCATGTCCGCCTTTCTTAACGAAGTAGCACCAGGAAACCAAGCTGGAATATGTCGAAGGACAGGGACAATATTAGCTAGGCTACCGCCTGGCATAAGTAAATCCGTCCCAAGCTTGACAGCCTTGTGCGCTAAAGCTATACACGGCTCATCCGCCGATTTTATTTCGATCCCATACATCATTTCCATCGTAAGGGATATTGAAAGCCTGTAAGTAGGCTTTATTACAGCGGAATAAATGCAGATAAGAAATCCACCTTCATTTTATTGTGAGCATCAAAGTCCTTTGGCGTGTCGCACAGAGCCCGAAGCAATTGAATCACTTTGTTTGTCAAGATACCATGGTACTGTTGAGACCCTTTCAAGCTAAAATTCTC contains:
- a CDS encoding Cytochrome P450 monooxygenase 208, with protein sequence MPESTTLVYVFMGMFGLKMFIDYINRSASRGPYPPGPPPKPLVGNAFDFPTAWPADGYIEWGKKYNSTVVSAEALGNRIIVVNKREDAIELCERRAKLYSDRPYIPILNRLSISLTMEMMYGIEIKSADEPCIALAHKAVKLGTDLLMPGGSLANIVPVLRHIPAWFPGATSLRKADMIGRMTEEVIRIPVDQVKANFNFCEQEEGKAAPSFFTNFIEKKQTLGASNEEEEIIRNIAYTVNGAASDTTISSTGSFFYLMAANPDVQRKAQEEIDGLTGSKRLPTLEDRKSLPFVEAIYREVMRMRPPLPLGVPHRVTEDNYYKGYLIPKGLNSICDISRAMTHDEEDYPEPYTFKPERFFDENGKLIGDDRVIAYGFGRRICVGKHMASSTLWLMMASVLACFNIVKAKDENGNEIDINHEIEDLGLMQYVFVNNFAWV